One window of the Nicotiana tabacum cultivar K326 chromosome 4, ASM71507v2, whole genome shotgun sequence genome contains the following:
- the LOC107826508 gene encoding protein CASPARIAN STRIP INTEGRITY FACTOR 1-like, whose product MDGLMLLKTICLFFLLISTSLLSTSCAGRQSRFVSNFEKEELGGTHYKEVSVGEQLHHEEMSEIHERLLKANTKDYGRYDPAPALSKPRFKLIPN is encoded by the exons ATGGATGGTCTCATGCTACTCAAGACAATTTGTCTCTTCTTCCTTCTCATTTCTACTTCTCTCTTGTCAACTTCATGTGCAG GTCGACAGTCGAGATTTGTAAGCAACTTTGAGAAAGAAGAGCTGGGTGGAACTCATTATAAG GAAGTGTCAGTAGGAGAGCAATTACACCATGAGGAGATGAGTGAAATCCATGAAAGGCTTCTTAAGGCAAACACAAAGGATTATGGGAGATATGATCCAGCACCTGCCCTTTCTAAGCCTCGTTTCAAGCTCATACCCAACTGA